GGCCGCCCACAACGCCGGTGCGTAAGAGCCAGCGGCGTCGTGAACGACACTTGCCAAAAGCGGCCCAAGTGCACCGCCAAGCGCTGTCAGGCTCAGTAGCACCGCATACACCGAGCCGAATACCGACGGCGCAAAGAAGCGCGGAGTCAGGCAAGCGAGCAGCGCCACCAGGCCTCCAGAGCAGATGCCCATTAAAAGACTAGCTGTAAGCGCAATAGTAATACTTGAGGACGGGAGTGCCATCAATGCGCAGGCCAGGGCGAACGTCACCATCACTCCGACGGAAACAACGGCTGTCCCCGCCCGATCAAATAGGGCTCCGAGAGCAATCTTTCCGGGAATGGCAGCCAGCCCCGCAGATCCCGCAATGGACGCCGCAGTCATCGGGGAGAAACCCCTGTCGGAGAGTGCAGGGGCCAGGTGAATCAGGCAGCCCGCAGAAGCGGTAAACGAGACGAGCACGGAAATGGCCAGTTTTAGAAATGTCGGCGAAAGGTAGATCGCACGCAGCGGAGGGCGAACTATCGGCAACGGGGCACCTACGTGCCGGCTTTCCCCAAATGATCGACGGTCGAAGAAGAAGACTGTGCAAACAAAAAATGCCGGCAGTGCAACGACGACCGCCAGCAACTGGTAAGCACTCCGCCAACCAAATTCATCGATCAGCATTCTGGCAAGCGGCGGTGCGACGGCCGCAGGCAGGCTGACGCCGCACAGTGCGACAGCCATTGCGAGACTGCGACCCTTGTCGAATGCATGAGCGATCACTGCCAGCCACACCGCTGGACCTATAAGGGCCGCGGCCAGAGCGTGGCAGGCCCAAATTACCAGCCATAGGGCTGGGCTGGCGGTTGCGAGGGAAAATCCGGCTAGCGCCAGCGCCGAAAGTACGATGCCAGGTATCACCAAGCGGCGAGCATTGACCCGATCCACCACGCGGCCCGCCAACGGCGTGACGAGGAACGATAGGATGAGCGCGGCCGACATGCCGGCTGAGGTCTCGGTACGGGACCAGCCGAATTCGTGTTCAAGCGAAGGAAGGAATTGGCCTAACGAATAAATCGCGAAAATGGGCACTGGAATGCCGAGTAAGCTGCAAAGGACCAAAGGCCAGTTATTTGCCCATTCGCGCCTTGCACTAATCTCTCGCTCGGGGGCCATGGCCGCATCCTCTTTGGGACTCGTTAAAAACAGAAAACGTGAAGAATCTCATGGTACTTTTAGGCAAGGAAACGCTTTTGATAGCATTCACAATTTTTACCACTTGCGTCGCATCTGCGCCCCCAAGCGACGATCACGCACTCGCCGATCACGCTCATCAGATGATATCCTGAGCGTATTGGCGGGTAAGACTTTTGATAGGTTGCTTAGTTTGACCACTGTCGCAGTCGGCACCGGCGCTGAATCGCAAGTGTTCCAGCGCCCCTGGATTACGCCTTCGTTATACCCGCCGGTATCGAGCCAGTTCGCCACGCCGGGATCGCGCTTAGCGATCACTGCGCGGAACTTTCCATCGCTGTCGAGCGTCGCCTGCACGGCATTCAG
The window above is part of the Novosphingobium sp. G106 genome. Proteins encoded here:
- a CDS encoding MFS transporter, translating into MAPEREISARREWANNWPLVLCSLLGIPVPIFAIYSLGQFLPSLEHEFGWSRTETSAGMSAALILSFLVTPLAGRVVDRVNARRLVIPGIVLSALALAGFSLATASPALWLVIWACHALAAALIGPAVWLAVIAHAFDKGRSLAMAVALCGVSLPAAVAPPLARMLIDEFGWRSAYQLLAVVVALPAFFVCTVFFFDRRSFGESRHVGAPLPIVRPPLRAIYLSPTFLKLAISVLVSFTASAGCLIHLAPALSDRGFSPMTAASIAGSAGLAAIPGKIALGALFDRAGTAVVSVGVMVTFALACALMALPSSSITIALTASLLMGICSGGLVALLACLTPRFFAPSVFGSVYAVLLSLTALGGALGPLLASVVHDAAGSYAPALWAAVVASLLSAILFAYAKPLVVPG